CGCGACGGAGTCCCGGGACCGCAAGCGCGCGGTCCACGCCATCGCGTCACCGGGGTTGGTGGTGACGTGGACGGCGGGCTACCTGCTCACGCTCCAGTTCAACATCGCGTTGACCGAGGCATGGATCCTGGGCGGCCTGGTGCTCTCGCTGGTGTCGCAGTTGGCGCTGGTGGCCATGGCGACCAGAGGGCAGCGCACGCTGGCGGGGGCGCTGCTGGCGGCCGTGCCGTTCTTCTGTGTGCTGGTGCTGATGGTCTTCCGGCCGCGCTGGCCCTGGGTGGACACATGAATGCGCTGAGACAGCTGCGGTGGGTGGCCTTCCTGGAAGGGATGTCCTTCCTGGGGCTGCTCTTCATCGCGATGCCGGTGAAGTACCTGTTGGATCAACCCCTGGCGGTGCGGATTACCGGCAGCGTCCACGGGCTGCTGTTCCTGCTCTTTGTGTCGTCCCTGTTCCGCGCGGCGTCCGAACATGGCTGGACGGCGCGCCGTTCGCTCGCGGTGTTCGGCGCGTCGCTGGTGCCGTTTGGGAGCTTCGTGCTGGACCGCTCGCTGCGGCGGGAGGAGCAGGGACGAGGTCGCCC
This DNA window, taken from Corallococcus coralloides DSM 2259, encodes the following:
- a CDS encoding DUF3817 domain-containing protein, whose translation is MNALRQLRWVAFLEGMSFLGLLFIAMPVKYLLDQPLAVRITGSVHGLLFLLFVSSLFRAASEHGWTARRSLAVFGASLVPFGSFVLDRSLRREEQGRGRPADELTPD